One window of the Daphnia pulex isolate KAP4 chromosome 8, ASM2113471v1 genome contains the following:
- the LOC124199340 gene encoding F-box-like/WD repeat-containing protein ebi, giving the protein MNDNSSSPTQLVIRHFIQKGGTEVPSNKNVTSLDWYCDGTLLATGSYDDYARIWTTDGRLASTLGQHKGPTVALKWNKNGNYILSAGFDKTTIWDASTSQCTQQFAFHSAPALDVDWQSNVSFASCSTDQCIHVWK; this is encoded by the exons ATGAATGACAACTCGTCTTCACCAACTCAACTTGTTATTAGGCATTTCATTCAGAAGGGTGGAACTGAAGTTCCGAGCAACAAAAATGTCACCTCACTTGACTGGTAT tgtgatGGAACTCTGCTTGCAACTGGCTCTTACGATGATTACGCTCGCATTTGGACAACTGATGGAAGATTAGCTAGCACTTTGGGACAGCATAAAGGACCTACTGTCGCActaaaatggaacaaaaatgGCAACTATATCCTCAGTGCTGGATTCGACAAA aCGACCATTTGGGACGCTTCAACGAGTCAGTGCACGCAGCAGTTTGCTTTCCATTCCGCCCCAGCACTCGACGTAGATTGGCAGTCGAATGTCAGTTTTGCCTCATGCTCCACTGACCAGTGTATTCATGTTTGGAAGTAA